Part of the Raphanus sativus cultivar WK10039 unplaced genomic scaffold, ASM80110v3 Scaffold2252, whole genome shotgun sequence genome, ATTAACCGACGAATCGTAGCGGCGGAGCAACCGAGCAAGGGAGAATGGCTACCCGTGCAATATCTCAGGAGGCATTCGACGATCTCGTAAGGGAAAACGTGGAAGATCTAGGAATGGAACCTTCCGAAGCTCTCGAAGACGCTCTCCACACACTCAAGCTCCAAGGCGTCGATCTCTCCGGTCCGTAACCTCTCTTTTGCTTGATCTATGTGGCTCTCGAACTGGGATTTAATCTAAGTGTATGTGCTATACTACAGGGATCATTACTTGTGTTCCAGGAGAAAGTAGCGTCAGGGACAACCCTGTGATCGCGTGTTTAGATAGGCTCAAAGAGCTCGACACTGTTACTCTACTTCGAGACGAGGATTTGGATGAGATTTCGAGTTTGTTAGTCAAGCTCAACGAGCTTTGTAGCAGCGGTCAAGAGTCAGGGAACGTGGCGATTGCTACGAAACATGGCGCCGTGGAGCTGATAACATGCTCGATTTGTTCCAAAATCAAGATAGGCACTAGAAGTGATTCCATTGTTGTTCCGTGTTTGCAAGCTTTGGCTGTTTTGATCCATGGTATGACTTAACGTTCTTGaattagtctttttttttctggtgtTGATCAATGAGTTTTATCTAATTGCAGACATTCAGAGCACAGAGGCGTTCAGGAATGCTTCTGGACCGAGGATTGTAGTGGATCTCTTGAGAGACTCCAGCTCGGATTCCGATTCTTTAGATGCTGGTTTtgctgttgttgctgctgcAGCGACTGGTAACGAAGTTGTGAAAGAGCTATTCATGGAGCTGAAGGTCGATGAACTTATCCTGAAAGTGCTGAATCGGGAGAGTAAAACCACGATTAGAGCTTTGTATGATGCCATTCGTGTTCTTTTGACCCCAGACGACAACCGTGTGGTTGCTTCCCAAGTAAGCATCTCTCTACAGCACTTAGCAAACAACTAGAAAAATGTTTGtctttattacattttttaaaatagctaaTAGGTGCTTCTTCTTCAACATGCTTTGAGAACTCAATTCAAGTTTTTCGTTCCTGCTTTCAAATGTTCTAGGTTTATGGCTATGCCCGGACTTTTGCCAAATTAGGTATTGCAAAGGCCCTCACTGAAGCATTACAGGCAGGGATTGGCTCCGATAGCTTGGTATCGGCAAGTATTGCGTTAAAATCAATCGCTGTAAACGTAAGTTTCCTAGCACAAATTTTTCTTTCATGACATTTTAACTGGTTAGTCACTGTAAATTCCTCACTGCAAATACATAACAGGATGAAATATGTAAATCTATTGCTGAAAGTGGTGGAATAGACACACTTCTTCGATGTATTGATGATAGTGGTGAACAAGGCAACAAGACTGCTGCGAAGACATGCTGTTCCCTCTTGTCCAAGGTGTGTGTAGCTTCTAAACTGTTCTACAACGTGCCTCTATAATCTTGAACGCCTTTAATTGTTCATAGTCCTGCAAGCTGCCTCTATAGTATATTAGTATTGAACGCCT contains:
- the LOC108842654 gene encoding uncharacterized protein LOC108842654, encoding MATRAISQEAFDDLVRENVEDLGMEPSEALEDALHTLKLQGVDLSGIITCVPGESSVRDNPVIACLDRLKELDTVTLLRDEDLDEISSLLVKLNELCSSGQESGNVAIATKHGAVELITCSICSKIKIGTRSDSIVVPCLQALAVLIHDIQSTEAFRNASGPRIVVDLLRDSSSDSDSLDAGFAVVAAAATGNEVVKELFMELKVDELILKVLNRESKTTIRALYDAIRVLLTPDDNRVVASQVYGYARTFAKLGIAKALTEALQAGIGSDSLVSASIALKSIAVNDEICKSIAESGGIDTLLRCIDDSGEQGNKTAAKTCCSLLSKLAGSDSNKSTIVEKRGLDKLIKLAQRFSDDPLVIQEVMSIISIICLRSPDHAASAIEAGAGDLAIQAMKRFPAAAQMQRNACNMIRNIAVRNAENRKILLANGIEKLIRNAKANNEICRASATDALRDLGLDNYNS